In Blastopirellula sp. J2-11, a single genomic region encodes these proteins:
- a CDS encoding DUF1552 domain-containing protein — protein MNNNPVFARRRFLKGLSLGVGGATYLAPILHSLALGAEGVERKSPRFLFVLEGNGLPPAQLHPRNLPFVAREDRKQLTTHRLEGEHLPPSLKPVEKYADRMVVLQGVNGEVCGGGHSTSHGALGAYNTLDGKVIHDATIDYVLGRNAKTVFEHVVLGISAQDREVVFNCSATGPGQSAATFCKPAAAYQRIFGPIASADATREQAYLLDYLKEDIRSARRSLPAAETGKLDLYLDAYENIQVRNRRVKELAGKKQLAGWKPGDRFGSALPEDRLDAHFELATTTLVSGLTDVVTIASGVGFRHFNIQFSKLASQSKHPMGHAIIGGDKAAIAEAEAIRAFHFQLIARTMDKLASIPEGDGTMLDNTIIVYLSDSADTHHTRCLEWPYVLLGGSPRLKLDGRYIVYPTRGQSGWRTVNTIHNSLLHAAGLPAESFGHQMKGIRDEIQKGPLQELLV, from the coding sequence ATGAATAATAATCCTGTTTTTGCTCGCCGTAGATTTCTAAAGGGCCTGTCGCTTGGCGTGGGTGGAGCGACCTATTTGGCTCCCATCCTCCATAGCCTTGCGTTGGGGGCCGAGGGAGTCGAGCGCAAATCGCCCCGATTCCTGTTCGTGCTGGAGGGGAACGGCCTGCCGCCGGCGCAGCTTCATCCTCGCAACCTGCCGTTCGTGGCGCGCGAGGATCGAAAGCAGCTGACGACGCATCGGCTCGAAGGGGAGCATCTGCCTCCGTCGCTCAAGCCGGTGGAAAAATACGCAGACCGGATGGTCGTGCTGCAGGGCGTCAACGGCGAAGTGTGCGGCGGTGGACACTCTACCAGTCATGGCGCACTGGGGGCCTACAATACGCTCGATGGTAAAGTCATCCATGATGCGACGATCGACTACGTCTTGGGGCGGAATGCGAAGACCGTGTTCGAGCACGTCGTTCTAGGGATTTCGGCCCAGGACCGCGAAGTCGTCTTCAACTGCTCAGCAACCGGTCCCGGACAAAGCGCCGCGACGTTCTGTAAGCCGGCCGCCGCCTACCAACGAATTTTCGGGCCGATCGCGAGTGCCGACGCGACGCGCGAGCAAGCCTATTTGCTCGACTATCTGAAAGAGGACATTCGCAGTGCGCGACGCTCACTGCCTGCCGCGGAGACTGGAAAGCTCGACTTGTACCTGGACGCCTATGAAAACATTCAGGTGCGTAATCGCCGCGTGAAAGAATTAGCTGGCAAGAAACAGCTGGCAGGATGGAAGCCGGGCGATCGCTTTGGATCCGCGCTTCCCGAGGACCGACTCGATGCGCATTTTGAACTGGCGACAACGACGCTGGTTTCCGGTCTGACGGATGTCGTCACGATCGCTTCGGGGGTGGGTTTCCGGCATTTCAATATTCAGTTTTCAAAACTGGCGTCTCAATCCAAGCATCCCATGGGGCATGCGATTATCGGCGGCGACAAAGCGGCGATCGCCGAAGCGGAAGCGATCCGGGCATTTCACTTTCAGTTGATCGCCCGCACGATGGACAAATTGGCCTCCATTCCTGAGGGGGACGGTACGATGCTTGACAACACGATCATCGTCTATCTCAGTGATTCGGCGGACACGCATCACACGCGATGTCTTGAATGGCCTTACGTGCTGCTGGGAGGTTCGCCTCGGCTGAAGCTCGATGGCCGCTATATCGTCTATCCCACGCGCGGTCAGTCGGGTTGGCGGACGGTCAATACCATTCATAACAGCCTCTTGCATGCTGCCGGTCTTCCTGCCGAGAGTTTCGGGCATCAGATGAAAGGCATCCGCGACGAAATTCAAAAGGGCCCTCTCCAGGAGTTGCTAGTTTGA
- a CDS encoding DUF1588 domain-containing protein codes for MRWFVCLAVATAMSAVASTASSEEVAITAYITKYCLDCHGPDTTEGDVDLTDFYRSAEIQLLFRAYDQTALHNMPPEFSDQPSSQERAKFMRSLDSFLKANGHDRTRKPGYGNLVDHAVLFSEPAVRKAATPARIWRLDVDSFIARARQITSHELLFLDNRNNAKPVSFPYQTPDHTFLDFAGVHGFDSSTTEMLLLESETIVDEFIKRRWNRYVKSSHRDQKKLWATIFSEITGQPADPEQLQALLDLHARSERDLGEAAANRLTVKAILLRPNVLFRFELGAGEADKFGRRYLSPTEAAVTLGYAVDVAGPDADLTAALEQFDLNDRERLRSTLRPYLERDAMRSRLLRFAHEYFEYPRAIEVFKDKDKNDYHPNRLVEDADKFIVEILDEDRDVLRQWLTSRRFYVRGMFNYYGAKISPIRKQNGYKDYHRNFNLAPESVEKHPRWYEMPANERAGILTHPAWLLAFSDNEKNQAIQRGRWVTTKLLGGMIPDAPVEVDARLPADESMTLREKMHVTRAQECIHCHRHMDPLGLPFEQFDLFGQFRTQEKAKPVVTTGELWGQEVTGPIPYVTALADSRQVKQVFLRHVFRFFTGRNETIDDAPTLIDMETTYDQTEGSLKETVLTLLTSDSFLYRTDAPSTVKSHE; via the coding sequence GTGAGATGGTTCGTTTGTCTGGCGGTTGCTACCGCGATGAGTGCGGTCGCTTCGACGGCATCTTCCGAAGAAGTAGCAATCACCGCGTATATCACGAAATACTGCTTGGATTGCCACGGCCCTGACACGACCGAAGGGGATGTCGATCTGACCGATTTTTACCGATCGGCGGAGATTCAACTGCTATTCAGAGCTTACGATCAGACGGCGCTGCACAACATGCCGCCGGAGTTTTCTGACCAGCCCTCCTCTCAAGAGCGTGCCAAATTCATGCGTTCGCTCGACAGCTTCCTGAAAGCGAATGGACACGATAGAACGCGTAAACCAGGTTATGGCAACTTGGTGGACCACGCCGTTCTGTTCTCTGAACCAGCGGTCCGTAAAGCCGCGACGCCAGCCAGGATTTGGCGACTCGACGTTGACTCCTTTATCGCTCGCGCTCGACAGATTACTTCGCACGAACTGTTGTTTCTTGACAATCGCAATAATGCAAAACCAGTATCGTTTCCGTACCAAACGCCCGACCATACCTTTCTGGATTTCGCCGGCGTCCATGGTTTCGACAGCTCTACCACAGAAATGCTGCTGCTTGAGTCGGAAACGATCGTCGATGAGTTCATCAAGCGGCGCTGGAATCGTTATGTGAAATCTTCGCATCGTGACCAGAAAAAACTTTGGGCTACTATTTTTTCGGAGATTACGGGACAGCCAGCCGACCCCGAGCAGTTGCAAGCGTTGTTGGATCTGCATGCTCGCAGTGAACGCGATCTGGGCGAAGCAGCCGCCAATCGGCTGACTGTGAAAGCGATCTTGCTACGGCCCAACGTGTTATTCCGATTTGAGCTCGGTGCAGGCGAAGCGGACAAGTTCGGTCGCCGCTATTTGAGCCCCACGGAAGCGGCCGTGACGCTTGGCTACGCCGTCGACGTAGCGGGACCGGATGCGGATCTGACCGCGGCGCTGGAGCAGTTCGATCTGAATGATCGCGAACGACTCCGTTCGACCTTGCGACCGTATCTAGAGCGTGACGCGATGCGCAGCCGGTTGTTGCGTTTCGCTCACGAGTATTTTGAATATCCGCGGGCGATCGAGGTATTCAAAGACAAAGACAAAAATGACTATCACCCCAACCGACTAGTCGAAGATGCGGACAAGTTCATCGTTGAAATCCTCGACGAAGATCGAGACGTGCTTCGCCAGTGGCTCACATCGCGACGCTTTTACGTTCGCGGCATGTTTAATTATTATGGCGCCAAGATCTCCCCCATTCGTAAGCAGAACGGCTACAAGGACTATCATCGCAACTTTAATCTTGCGCCAGAAAGCGTCGAGAAACATCCCCGCTGGTATGAAATGCCCGCCAACGAGCGGGCCGGCATTCTCACGCATCCTGCCTGGTTGCTGGCCTTTTCTGACAATGAAAAGAACCAGGCGATTCAACGGGGACGCTGGGTTACGACCAAACTGCTGGGCGGAATGATTCCCGATGCGCCGGTCGAAGTCGATGCTCGATTGCCTGCCGACGAATCGATGACGCTTCGCGAAAAGATGCACGTGACGCGTGCCCAAGAATGTATTCACTGCCATCGACACATGGACCCGCTAGGCTTGCCCTTCGAACAATTCGATTTGTTTGGACAGTTCCGTACGCAAGAGAAGGCGAAGCCCGTAGTCACGACCGGCGAGCTTTGGGGACAGGAAGTTACCGGTCCGATTCCCTACGTAACCGCGCTGGCCGACTCACGGCAAGTCAAGCAAGTCTTTTTGCGGCATGTGTTCCGCTTTTTCACCGGCCGTAACGAGACCATCGATGACGCGCCGACGCTGATCGATATGGAAACGACTTACGACCAGACGGAGGGAAGCCTCAAAGAAACGGTGTTGACGCTGCTTACGTCCGACTCGTTTCTCTATCGCACTGATGCTCCATCAACGGTTAAAAGCCATGAATAA
- a CDS encoding FecR family protein: MTDFENPLFDGWQEKKLTDEEEQQLCEWLNQDEQHMRQFVTANIREQQLRDAVRHLHHADEVERHVGANRPVRDVKMPRMLYFIFAAAATVLLATWLVLPSRPVSVQANVIAMTNARLTGVDGNAAIGEMISLGSFRLETGTLEIMLPFNVRVQFVAPVEATFESGKRLRLLEGSMIAEAGNGGEGFTVVTNAGEIVDLGTRFGLEVERDGESRLAVFSGEVEFYPSSAMASREVVRLTEGEALRFSARAGLRRWQQVAIEADRAGLSRVAHVGVVREVHDNLGEGNLRPFYSVIQGGMKPGALAFNDKPNPVWSASVGEEFPAWLEGADLIRTYYNFRYIEDYQLTLDLNEPADVYVLIVSPGQVPNWLKERFHPVEGASIRAGSWHPGMGDHPAATVESDGPYLNFSIWKCEAGPGELKLGAPLQHRVKGVHSLMYGLAVKAKSSS; encoded by the coding sequence ATGACCGATTTTGAAAACCCGCTGTTCGACGGTTGGCAGGAAAAAAAACTCACCGACGAAGAAGAGCAACAACTCTGTGAATGGTTGAATCAAGACGAACAGCACATGCGGCAGTTCGTGACGGCGAACATTCGAGAGCAACAGCTCCGAGATGCGGTTCGCCATCTGCATCATGCGGACGAAGTCGAGCGTCACGTCGGGGCCAATCGCCCGGTACGCGACGTGAAAATGCCGCGGATGCTGTATTTTATATTCGCCGCGGCGGCGACCGTTCTCTTGGCTACTTGGTTGGTTCTTCCCAGTCGACCGGTGAGCGTCCAGGCCAACGTGATTGCGATGACCAACGCACGCCTGACCGGCGTCGATGGAAATGCCGCGATCGGGGAGATGATTTCGCTCGGCTCGTTCCGGCTTGAAACAGGCACTCTGGAAATCATGCTGCCATTTAACGTGCGCGTTCAATTTGTAGCGCCGGTTGAGGCCACGTTTGAAAGCGGCAAGCGACTGCGACTGTTGGAAGGGAGCATGATCGCCGAAGCAGGCAACGGTGGCGAAGGGTTTACCGTCGTTACCAACGCCGGCGAAATCGTCGATCTGGGGACTCGCTTTGGTCTCGAAGTAGAACGTGACGGCGAGTCGCGCCTAGCGGTGTTTTCTGGCGAAGTCGAGTTTTACCCCTCCAGCGCGATGGCCTCGAGAGAAGTTGTAAGACTGACCGAAGGGGAAGCTTTGCGGTTCTCGGCGCGAGCGGGATTGCGACGTTGGCAGCAGGTCGCTATTGAAGCCGATCGCGCAGGACTCAGTCGGGTCGCCCATGTTGGCGTGGTGCGCGAGGTTCATGACAATCTGGGGGAAGGAAACCTGAGACCCTTTTACAGCGTTATCCAGGGGGGAATGAAGCCGGGTGCGCTTGCCTTTAACGATAAGCCGAATCCCGTTTGGTCCGCATCGGTTGGCGAAGAATTTCCGGCCTGGTTGGAAGGGGCGGACCTGATTCGCACGTACTACAATTTTCGGTACATCGAGGACTATCAACTGACCCTCGATCTGAACGAACCCGCGGATGTTTATGTTCTGATTGTGTCGCCTGGCCAAGTGCCGAATTGGTTGAAGGAGCGTTTTCATCCCGTGGAGGGCGCTTCTATTCGCGCCGGCAGTTGGCACCCTGGAATGGGGGATCATCCGGCGGCGACGGTTGAATCCGATGGTCCCTATCTCAACTTCTCGATCTGGAAGTGCGAAGCGGGACCGGGAGAATTGAAGCTCGGTGCGCCTCTACAGCACCGCGTAAAAGGGGTCCATTCATTGATGTATGGCCTCGCGGTTAAAGCAAAGTCTTCCTCCTAA
- a CDS encoding sigma-70 family RNA polymerase sigma factor: MLTNEQQMQFTRLWTEAQPVVSQYVDSLISDSWMARDIVQNTSVALLLKFEQYDATRPFIAWAMGVAKFEILGSRRDTARNRIICDPDLLDQYTTAWAEISPQLGDEALALRQCVGKLETKQQEMLRLRYVEDLNSDKIASQLGRTSTSIRTTLHRIRLALRRCIEGQLPSKGAI, translated from the coding sequence ATGCTGACAAATGAACAACAAATGCAATTCACCCGGCTTTGGACAGAGGCGCAACCTGTCGTCAGCCAGTATGTTGACTCGCTGATAAGCGATTCTTGGATGGCTCGCGACATCGTGCAGAACACGTCAGTAGCTCTGCTGCTTAAGTTTGAGCAATACGACGCGACGCGTCCATTCATCGCGTGGGCGATGGGAGTTGCAAAATTCGAGATACTCGGCAGTCGTCGCGACACCGCACGAAACCGCATCATCTGCGACCCTGACTTACTCGATCAGTACACCACGGCCTGGGCGGAGATTTCTCCCCAACTGGGTGATGAAGCTTTGGCCTTACGACAATGCGTGGGCAAACTGGAAACCAAGCAACAAGAGATGCTGCGGCTTCGCTATGTCGAGGATTTGAACTCCGACAAAATTGCAAGCCAGTTGGGGCGAACTTCAACCAGCATACGTACGACGCTTCATCGCATTCGGCTCGCACTACGCAGGTGCATCGAAGGCCAATTGCCATCCAAGGGAGCGATCTAA
- a CDS encoding DUF1559 domain-containing protein, with the protein MNRRNAFTLVELLVVIAIIGVLISLLLPAVQTAREAARRSSCTNNLRQMGLALHMFHDTYQRLPPGSSNNLPPFGTAPGARYGTSWMGYIMPFSENNNAYESAGLARAGSWNTTSIRNALEGVKFPIYECPSSPLLEEFSSGTPYSMIPDYLAIAGVKNGFGGAVGVDMSSSRAGVYSKNGVMFHNSQTAFRDVTDGTSTTMMVGEVGNWVWSTDNEQVDLRPNFGAGFALGGLGAGDTSTDVANSGGGTRTYAITAIRYAMNPGPDRPFTTSGADGVCTDGCSNHPLNSAHPGGVQVLFVDGSCHLLAETIDLTVYASLGVRNDGNVLGEY; encoded by the coding sequence ATGAATCGACGAAATGCCTTTACGCTTGTTGAGCTGCTGGTCGTGATCGCCATCATCGGCGTCCTCATCAGTTTGTTGTTGCCCGCTGTTCAAACAGCTCGCGAAGCCGCTCGTCGCTCCTCCTGCACCAACAATCTAAGGCAGATGGGGCTGGCGCTGCATATGTTCCACGATACCTATCAACGTCTGCCTCCCGGTTCGTCCAATAATCTACCGCCATTTGGTACGGCCCCCGGAGCAAGATATGGTACGTCCTGGATGGGCTACATCATGCCGTTTTCGGAAAACAACAACGCCTATGAGAGCGCCGGTCTGGCCCGCGCAGGGAGTTGGAACACCACATCCATCAGAAATGCGCTGGAAGGCGTAAAATTCCCCATTTATGAGTGTCCCTCTTCTCCGTTGCTGGAAGAGTTTTCTAGCGGCACTCCATACTCCATGATCCCCGATTACCTGGCGATCGCAGGCGTGAAGAACGGATTTGGCGGGGCCGTCGGCGTCGATATGTCGTCGTCGCGGGCCGGCGTTTATTCTAAAAACGGCGTCATGTTTCATAATTCTCAGACCGCTTTTCGCGATGTCACGGATGGAACATCGACAACCATGATGGTCGGAGAAGTGGGAAATTGGGTTTGGTCGACCGACAATGAACAAGTGGACCTGCGTCCAAACTTTGGCGCCGGCTTTGCGCTGGGCGGCCTCGGTGCTGGCGACACGAGCACCGATGTGGCGAACTCTGGCGGAGGGACGCGAACCTACGCGATTACCGCGATTCGTTACGCAATGAATCCAGGCCCCGATCGGCCTTTCACGACCAGCGGCGCCGATGGCGTTTGCACCGATGGATGTTCTAACCATCCGCTTAACTCCGCCCACCCCGGCGGCGTGCAAGTGTTGTTTGTGGACGGCTCTTGCCATCTGCTTGCAGAAACGATTGATTTGACCGTCTACGCGAGTCTCGGCGTTCGCAATGATGGGAACGTCCTCGGCGAATACTAG